In a single window of the Saccharothrix australiensis genome:
- a CDS encoding GH92 family glycosyl hydrolase codes for MKTALAAVVVVAAALVHPVAAQAQPDDLARWVNPFVGTQPGGPDHGTGGGAGNTFPGADVPFGMVQWSPDTVTRQHGGYYYQDNRIKGFSLTHLSGAGCSTYQDVPIMPFVGEVTTSPAADPNRYVSTFSHAKESATPGYYGVTLDSGARVELSVTQRTGVGRFAYPGGATSTLLVNTAGSIAGADDAEVVIGDGTISGWATSGRFCGADHRYRVYFHARFDQPFASVGTWKNGAVTPGRTSERGGSPRREPGDARKTLAAQTEQREVATRDTTVSGPGSGGYVTFDDPDVTMRVGLSFVSVDGARANLDAESAGKSFDAVRAVARQAWNDRLGQVRATGGTDAQRTTFYTALYHSLLQPNVFSDVDGRYPGFDGRVHRADDGHAIYTNFSGWDVYRSEMQLLSLLAPGETADMVRSMVAFAEQGGSWDRWTVANGYTGVMSGDPYHVMVSSAYAFGARDFDAAKALLLMLRGATQPTQGYEERPGLPEYQDLGYVPVGAKGVWGAPSTTLEYTTADFSIAQLARRLGDGATWQAFMKRAQYWQNVFNPATGYTQPRNRDGSFVEPFAPGNPDNWVEGNAAQYTWMVPYNARGLFTAMGGDAKVRDRLDFFFTELDAGPHEPHAFLGNEPTMHTPWLYNWAGAPAKAQAVARKAMGELFGPGPDGLVGNDDLGQMSSWYVWAALGMYPVIPGRAELVVNTPLFDEVTITRPNGKPIVVKASGTGEHVAELTLDGRAQTRTWLPESFAANGGTVEFRRSVTPTTWGTGPADAPPSFRDGEVGQQGFVEPGRLVLPAGGTGAVTVGAQDFSGQGGKVGWSAQPPAGLTVTPAHGQVALPPGEKAGERVTVTVAPDAAELTHRVPVAFSNGQRSTISVLVAEPGSLRAAFDNTGTSPDDQQASGNFDGQGWSYSRDALAKAGLTPGAPVSRDGITYSWPTSPVGEPDNVTASGQTVTLNATGARLGLLGSAANGRSSGTLTITYADGTEQKAEVGFSDWALGGNPSTPPSFDNRVVATTPYRNSPSGESQPVKVFVFATAPITLQAKQIRSVTLPTSVTGGTFHVFAIGVSPT; via the coding sequence GTGAAGACAGCACTGGCGGCGGTGGTGGTCGTGGCGGCGGCCCTGGTCCACCCGGTCGCGGCCCAGGCCCAGCCGGACGACCTCGCGCGGTGGGTGAACCCGTTCGTCGGCACCCAGCCCGGCGGGCCCGACCACGGCACCGGCGGCGGGGCGGGCAACACCTTCCCCGGCGCGGACGTGCCGTTCGGCATGGTGCAGTGGAGCCCCGACACGGTGACCCGCCAGCACGGCGGCTACTACTACCAGGACAACCGGATCAAGGGCTTCAGCCTCACCCACCTGTCCGGCGCGGGCTGCTCGACCTACCAGGACGTCCCGATCATGCCGTTCGTCGGCGAGGTGACGACCTCGCCCGCGGCCGACCCCAACCGGTACGTGTCCACCTTCTCGCACGCGAAGGAGAGCGCGACGCCCGGCTACTACGGCGTGACGCTGGACAGCGGCGCGCGGGTGGAGCTGAGCGTGACCCAGCGGACCGGCGTCGGCCGGTTCGCCTACCCCGGCGGCGCGACCTCGACGTTGCTGGTCAACACCGCCGGCTCGATCGCGGGCGCGGACGACGCCGAGGTCGTCATCGGCGACGGCACCATCAGCGGGTGGGCCACCAGCGGCCGGTTCTGCGGCGCGGACCACCGCTACCGCGTCTACTTCCACGCGCGCTTCGACCAGCCGTTCGCCTCCGTCGGCACGTGGAAGAACGGCGCGGTCACGCCCGGTCGGACCAGCGAGCGCGGCGGCTCGCCGCGCCGGGAGCCCGGCGACGCGCGCAAGACCCTCGCGGCGCAGACCGAGCAGCGCGAGGTCGCCACCCGCGACACCACCGTGTCGGGTCCGGGCAGCGGCGGCTACGTGACGTTCGACGACCCCGACGTGACGATGCGGGTCGGCCTGTCGTTCGTGTCCGTCGACGGTGCGCGCGCCAACCTCGACGCCGAGAGCGCGGGGAAGTCCTTCGACGCGGTCCGCGCCGTCGCCCGCCAGGCGTGGAACGACCGGCTCGGGCAGGTCCGGGCCACCGGCGGCACGGACGCGCAGCGCACGACGTTCTACACGGCGCTGTACCACTCCCTGTTGCAGCCCAACGTGTTCTCCGACGTCGACGGCCGCTACCCGGGTTTCGACGGCCGCGTCCACCGGGCGGACGACGGCCACGCGATCTACACCAACTTCTCCGGGTGGGACGTCTACCGGTCGGAGATGCAACTGCTCTCCCTCCTGGCGCCGGGGGAAACGGCGGACATGGTCCGCTCGATGGTGGCGTTCGCCGAGCAGGGCGGCTCGTGGGACCGCTGGACCGTGGCCAACGGCTACACCGGCGTGATGTCGGGCGACCCCTACCACGTGATGGTGTCGAGCGCGTACGCCTTCGGGGCCAGGGACTTCGACGCCGCCAAGGCGCTGCTGCTGATGCTGCGCGGCGCGACCCAGCCCACGCAGGGCTACGAGGAGCGACCCGGTCTCCCGGAGTACCAGGACCTCGGCTACGTGCCGGTGGGCGCGAAGGGCGTGTGGGGCGCGCCCTCGACCACGCTGGAGTACACCACCGCGGACTTCTCCATCGCCCAGCTGGCCCGCCGCCTCGGTGACGGCGCGACCTGGCAGGCGTTCATGAAACGGGCCCAGTACTGGCAGAACGTGTTCAACCCCGCCACGGGGTACACCCAGCCGCGCAACCGGGACGGGTCGTTCGTCGAGCCGTTCGCGCCCGGCAACCCCGACAACTGGGTGGAGGGCAACGCCGCCCAGTACACCTGGATGGTGCCGTACAACGCGCGCGGCCTGTTCACCGCGATGGGCGGCGACGCGAAGGTCCGCGACCGGCTGGACTTCTTCTTCACCGAGCTGGACGCGGGCCCGCACGAGCCGCACGCGTTCCTCGGCAACGAGCCGACCATGCACACCCCGTGGCTCTACAACTGGGCGGGCGCGCCGGCCAAGGCGCAGGCGGTGGCGCGCAAGGCGATGGGCGAGCTGTTCGGCCCCGGGCCCGACGGCCTGGTCGGCAACGACGACCTCGGCCAGATGTCCTCCTGGTACGTGTGGGCGGCGCTCGGCATGTACCCGGTGATACCCGGCCGCGCCGAACTCGTCGTCAACACGCCGCTGTTCGACGAGGTCACCATCACCCGGCCGAACGGCAAGCCGATCGTCGTGAAGGCGTCCGGCACGGGTGAGCACGTCGCGGAGCTGACCCTCGACGGCCGCGCGCAGACCCGGACGTGGCTGCCCGAGTCGTTCGCGGCCAACGGCGGCACGGTCGAGTTCCGCCGCTCGGTCACGCCCACCACCTGGGGCACGGGCCCGGCCGACGCGCCACCGTCCTTCCGGGACGGTGAAGTCGGGCAGCAGGGCTTCGTCGAACCGGGGCGGCTGGTGCTGCCCGCCGGCGGCACGGGCGCGGTGACCGTCGGCGCGCAGGACTTCTCCGGGCAGGGCGGCAAGGTGGGCTGGAGCGCGCAGCCGCCGGCCGGCCTCACCGTGACACCGGCGCACGGCCAGGTCGCGCTGCCGCCGGGGGAGAAGGCGGGCGAGCGGGTCACCGTCACCGTCGCGCCGGACGCCGCGGAGCTGACCCACCGGGTGCCGGTCGCGTTCTCCAACGGTCAGCGCAGCACCATCTCGGTGCTGGTGGCCGAGCCGGGCAGCCTGCGGGCGGCGTTCGACAACACCGGCACCTCGCCGGACGACCAGCAGGCGAGCGGCAACTTCGACGGGCAGGGCTGGAGCTACTCGCGGGACGCGCTGGCGAAGGCCGGGTTGACGCCGGGCGCGCCGGTCAGCCGGGACGGCATCACCTACTCGTGGCCCACGTCGCCGGTCGGCGAGCCGGACAACGTCACGGCGTCCGGCCAGACCGTGACGCTGAACGCGACCGGCGCGCGGCTCGGCCTGCTGGGCAGCGCCGCGAACGGCCGGTCCTCCGGGACGCTCACCATCACCTACGCGGACGGCACGGAGCAGAAGGCGGAGGTCGGCTTCTCGGACTGGGCGCTGGGCGGCAACCCGTCGACACCGCCGTCGTTCGACAACCGCGTCGTGGCCACCACGCCGTACCGCAACAGCCCGAGCGGCGAGTCGCAACCGGTCAAGGTCTTCGTCTTCGCCACCGCGCCCATCACCCTGCAAGCCAAGCAAATCCGATCCGTAACCCTGCCAACATCGGTAACCGGCGGCACCTTCCACGTCTTCGCCATCGGCGTGTCCCCAACCTGA
- a CDS encoding LacI family DNA-binding transcriptional regulator translates to MNDVARLAGVSIKTVSRVVNDEAGVHPATAERVLAAIDQLGFRRNLSARNLRRGSSTGTIGLVLEDVANPFYSGVTRAVEEISRLRGRQVITGSSDEDPVRERELALEFCSRRVDGLLIVPAGLQHGYLVPEMRAGTPIVFLDRPAGDVVADTVLVDNVGGTMEAVLHLASFGHRRIAFLGDAPDIFTANERLRGYREGCVRAGIGYHESLVVMGPHDAGSVRRALHHLGCAADPATAVVTGNNRITVHALRALAGAARRPALVGFDDFELADLLSPPVSVIAHDASALGKAAADLLYARLDGDGAPPRRVVLPVRLVARGSGEVRA, encoded by the coding sequence ATGAACGACGTGGCGCGGCTCGCGGGCGTCAGCATCAAGACGGTCTCGCGGGTGGTGAACGACGAGGCGGGCGTGCACCCGGCGACCGCCGAACGGGTGCTGGCCGCGATCGACCAGCTGGGCTTCCGGCGCAACCTCAGCGCGCGCAACCTGCGCCGCGGCTCGTCCACCGGCACCATCGGGCTGGTGCTGGAGGACGTGGCCAACCCGTTCTACTCGGGCGTGACGCGGGCGGTGGAGGAAATCTCCCGGCTGCGCGGCAGGCAGGTGATCACCGGCTCGTCGGACGAGGACCCCGTGCGGGAACGCGAACTGGCGCTGGAGTTCTGCTCGCGCCGCGTCGACGGGCTGCTGATCGTGCCCGCCGGCCTCCAGCACGGCTACCTCGTGCCCGAGATGCGCGCGGGCACGCCGATCGTGTTCCTGGACCGCCCGGCGGGTGACGTCGTGGCGGACACCGTGCTGGTGGACAACGTCGGGGGCACGATGGAGGCCGTGCTGCACCTCGCGTCGTTCGGGCACCGCCGGATCGCGTTCCTCGGCGACGCGCCGGACATCTTCACCGCCAACGAGCGCCTGCGCGGCTACCGCGAGGGCTGCGTGCGCGCGGGCATCGGGTACCACGAGTCGCTGGTCGTGATGGGCCCGCACGACGCCGGGTCGGTGCGCCGGGCGCTGCACCACCTCGGGTGTGCGGCCGACCCGGCGACGGCGGTGGTCACCGGCAACAACCGGATCACCGTGCACGCGCTGCGCGCCCTGGCCGGCGCGGCGCGGCGGCCGGCCCTGGTCGGTTTCGACGACTTCGAGCTGGCCGACCTGCTGTCACCGCCGGTCAGCGTGATCGCGCACGACGCGAGCGCCCTCGGGAAGGCGGCCGCGGACCTGCTGTACGCCCGGTTGGACGGCGACGGCGCGCCGCCGCGCCGCGTGGTGCTGCCGGTGCGGTTGGTGGCACGTGGATCAGGGGAGGTTCGTGCGTGA
- a CDS encoding class I mannose-6-phosphate isomerase, translating to MSNHPVALPANQPDQFYRGGAAIAALRGDPAARQGPEDWVASTTTLFGQDEAGLSRLPDGRWLRDAVRADPVAWLGDAHVAAFGPDTALLVKLLDAGQRLPVHCHPSDAFAAEHLACRHGKTEAWVVVGTSGPDPLVHIGFREDVPAPVIADWVSTQDSAAMLGALNAVSVKPGDTVFVPAGVPHAIGEGVFVVELQQPTDFSVTLEWRGFLADPDAWHLGLGGATALACVDRRAKHVEDLFTRTGSRAAPSVNLLRAKADPFFRADRLHVSGALTLEPSFAVLVVLEGEGVLDSLPLRRGSTVVVPHAAGGSALTGDLVAVRCRPPLPPNHGS from the coding sequence GTGAGCAACCATCCGGTGGCGCTTCCGGCCAACCAGCCCGACCAGTTCTACCGGGGCGGCGCGGCCATCGCCGCGCTGCGCGGCGACCCCGCCGCGCGGCAGGGGCCCGAGGACTGGGTGGCGTCGACCACCACCCTGTTCGGGCAAGACGAGGCCGGCCTGTCCCGGCTGCCCGACGGGCGGTGGCTGCGCGACGCGGTGCGCGCGGACCCGGTGGCCTGGCTGGGCGACGCGCACGTGGCCGCGTTCGGGCCGGACACCGCGCTGCTGGTGAAGCTGCTCGACGCGGGCCAGCGGCTGCCGGTGCACTGCCACCCGTCGGACGCGTTCGCCGCCGAGCACCTGGCGTGCCGGCACGGCAAGACCGAGGCGTGGGTCGTGGTCGGCACCTCGGGCCCCGATCCCCTGGTGCACATCGGTTTCCGCGAGGACGTGCCCGCGCCGGTGATCGCCGACTGGGTGTCCACGCAGGACTCGGCCGCCATGCTGGGCGCGCTCAACGCGGTGTCGGTGAAGCCCGGTGACACGGTGTTCGTGCCCGCCGGGGTGCCGCACGCCATCGGCGAGGGCGTGTTCGTGGTGGAGCTCCAGCAACCGACCGACTTCTCCGTCACCCTGGAGTGGCGCGGCTTCCTGGCCGACCCGGACGCCTGGCACCTGGGGCTGGGCGGTGCGACGGCGCTGGCGTGCGTCGACCGCCGGGCCAAGCACGTCGAGGACCTCTTCACCCGCACCGGCTCGCGAGCCGCGCCCTCGGTGAACCTGTTGCGCGCCAAGGCCGATCCGTTCTTCCGGGCGGACCGCCTGCACGTGTCCGGCGCGCTGACCCTCGAACCGTCGTTCGCGGTGCTCGTGGTGCTGGAGGGCGAGGGCGTGCTGGACTCGCTCCCGCTGCGCCGGGGCAGCACGGTCGTCGTGCCGCACGCGGCCGGCGGGAGCGCGCTGACCGGCGACCTGGTCGCCGTGCGGTGCCGACCGCCGCTGCCGCCCAACCACGGGAGCTGA
- a CDS encoding ATP-binding cassette domain-containing protein — protein MADPLLDARDLVKRYGGVEALRGASFTANAGEVVSLIGDNGAGKSTLVKCLSGVEQPDSGTVVFDGAEVALPTPTAARALGIETVYQDLAVAPDLDPAANLFLGRELRKPGLLGRLGVLDKKEMRRRAAASFRDLGVALQSVDVPIGALSGGQRQSVAVARSVVWASRLVFMDEPTAALGVVQRERVLDVIRRVRDQGMAVVLISHNMPEVLAVSDRVEVLRLGRRVARFRAADTTVEELVGAMTGALSQEDA, from the coding sequence GTGGCCGATCCGCTGCTGGACGCCCGTGACCTGGTGAAGCGCTACGGCGGCGTCGAGGCGCTGCGCGGCGCGTCGTTCACCGCCAACGCGGGCGAGGTGGTGTCGCTGATCGGCGACAACGGGGCGGGCAAGTCGACGCTGGTGAAGTGCCTGTCCGGGGTCGAGCAGCCGGACTCGGGCACCGTCGTGTTCGACGGCGCGGAGGTCGCGCTGCCCACGCCGACGGCCGCGCGGGCGCTGGGCATCGAGACCGTCTACCAGGACCTGGCCGTCGCGCCGGACCTCGACCCGGCGGCGAACCTGTTCCTGGGCCGCGAGCTGCGCAAGCCGGGGCTGCTGGGCCGGTTGGGCGTGCTGGACAAGAAGGAGATGCGCCGGCGCGCCGCGGCGTCGTTCCGCGACCTGGGCGTGGCGCTGCAAAGCGTGGACGTGCCGATCGGGGCGCTGTCCGGCGGGCAGCGGCAGAGCGTGGCCGTGGCCCGCAGCGTCGTGTGGGCGAGCAGGCTCGTGTTCATGGACGAGCCGACCGCCGCGCTGGGCGTGGTGCAGCGGGAACGCGTGCTGGACGTGATCAGGCGCGTGCGCGACCAGGGCATGGCGGTGGTGCTGATCAGCCACAACATGCCCGAGGTGCTGGCCGTGTCGGACCGGGTGGAGGTGCTGCGGCTGGGCAGGCGGGTGGCGCGCTTCCGGGCCGCGGACACGACGGTGGAGGAGTTGGTCGGCGCGATGACCGGAGCCCTGTCGCAGGAGGACGCATGA
- a CDS encoding ABC transporter permease: MTPDVRERTLAQRLLGANTLWIALVLLVLVAVFGALRPDAVLTTFTLQTTLVETAVLLVLSVGMTYVIITSGIDLSVGSVLVFSGVTSAMTMNSLHGGDATGAGWGTVLIGLVVALVSGAAWGLLNGLLVARTGIPALIVTLGTFGAALGAGQLISNGSNVSGVPAVLSDNLGTGTWFGVPNLVILAALVTAVGALVLGTTRFGRHTYAIGSNEEAARRVGIGVTGHLVKVYLLAGTLAGLAGFMALAYFRVASITGHDTDNLNAIAGVVLGGTSLFGGTGSVVGTVLGVFIPAVLRKGFVIVGVNVYWQPIAVAVVLVAAVWFDQSRRRARNRR; this comes from the coding sequence ATGACACCGGACGTGCGGGAGCGGACCCTCGCGCAGCGCCTGCTCGGGGCGAACACGCTGTGGATCGCGCTGGTGCTGCTGGTGCTGGTCGCGGTGTTCGGCGCGCTCCGGCCGGACGCGGTGCTGACGACGTTCACCCTCCAGACGACGCTGGTCGAGACGGCGGTGCTGCTGGTGCTGTCGGTGGGCATGACGTACGTGATCATCACGTCCGGCATCGACCTGTCGGTGGGCTCGGTGCTGGTGTTCTCCGGCGTCACCTCCGCGATGACCATGAACTCGCTGCACGGCGGCGACGCCACCGGCGCCGGCTGGGGCACCGTCCTCATCGGACTGGTCGTCGCGCTGGTCAGCGGCGCGGCGTGGGGCCTGCTCAACGGCCTGCTGGTGGCGAGGACCGGCATCCCGGCGCTGATCGTCACCCTGGGCACGTTCGGCGCGGCGCTCGGCGCGGGGCAGCTGATCTCCAACGGCTCCAATGTCAGCGGCGTGCCTGCCGTGCTGAGCGACAACCTCGGCACCGGCACCTGGTTCGGCGTGCCCAACCTGGTGATCCTGGCCGCCCTGGTGACGGCCGTCGGCGCGCTCGTGCTCGGCACGACGCGGTTCGGCCGCCACACCTACGCGATCGGCTCCAACGAGGAGGCCGCGCGGCGGGTGGGCATCGGCGTGACCGGCCACCTCGTCAAGGTCTACCTGCTGGCGGGCACGCTGGCCGGCCTGGCCGGGTTCATGGCCCTGGCGTACTTCCGGGTCGCGTCCATCACCGGGCACGACACGGACAACCTGAACGCCATCGCGGGCGTGGTGCTCGGGGGCACCAGCCTGTTCGGCGGCACCGGGTCGGTCGTCGGCACGGTGCTGGGCGTGTTCATCCCCGCCGTGCTGCGCAAGGGTTTCGTGATCGTCGGCGTGAACGTGTACTGGCAGCCGATCGCGGTGGCCGTCGTGCTGGTCGCGGCGGTGTGGTTCGACCAGTCACGACGAAGGGCGCGCAATCGGCGCTGA
- a CDS encoding ABC transporter substrate-binding protein, with translation MSTRTVALLGAALLLAGCGGGGQIGDTGGSGDGKRMVLIPGAAAEPFYISMECGFREAAGAKGYAVDVQAPAKFDSTLQTPIVTGVLANKPGAVLIAPTDDKAMAGPMKQLKDAGIKVVEVDTKLEDTSVAVSTVSSDNEQGGRLAAQTLAQLVGDKSGSVLVLNTKAGTSTTDARAKGFEDEVVKHPNLRYVGQQYTDNEPDQAASKLTATLAANADLIGVFATNLNTGEGASTGLRNAGRTGSVNLVGFDASPKQVEDLRAGVVQALIAQDPATIGRTGAEQAIAALEGGDVKRDIETNLVAITQADLQAKEKYFYKQKC, from the coding sequence ATGTCAACGAGGACAGTTGCCCTGCTGGGGGCGGCGCTGCTGCTGGCCGGGTGCGGTGGCGGCGGGCAGATCGGCGACACCGGCGGCTCCGGCGACGGCAAGCGGATGGTGCTGATACCCGGCGCCGCGGCCGAGCCGTTCTACATCTCGATGGAGTGCGGGTTCCGCGAGGCGGCCGGCGCCAAGGGCTACGCGGTGGACGTCCAGGCGCCCGCGAAGTTCGACTCCACCCTCCAGACCCCGATCGTGACCGGTGTGCTGGCGAACAAGCCGGGCGCGGTGCTCATCGCGCCGACCGACGACAAGGCGATGGCCGGCCCGATGAAGCAGCTCAAGGACGCGGGCATCAAGGTCGTCGAGGTCGACACCAAGCTGGAGGACACGTCCGTCGCCGTGTCCACCGTGTCGTCGGACAACGAGCAGGGCGGCCGGCTCGCCGCGCAGACGCTCGCGCAGCTCGTCGGCGACAAGTCCGGTTCGGTGCTCGTGCTCAACACCAAGGCGGGCACGTCGACCACGGACGCCCGCGCCAAGGGGTTCGAGGACGAGGTCGTGAAGCACCCCAACCTGAGGTACGTCGGCCAGCAGTACACCGACAACGAGCCGGACCAGGCCGCGTCCAAGCTGACCGCGACCCTGGCCGCGAACGCCGACCTGATCGGCGTGTTCGCGACGAACCTGAACACCGGCGAGGGCGCGTCCACCGGCCTGCGCAACGCGGGCCGGACCGGCTCGGTCAACCTGGTCGGGTTCGACGCGAGCCCCAAGCAGGTGGAGGACCTCAGGGCGGGCGTGGTGCAGGCCCTGATCGCGCAGGACCCGGCCACCATCGGCCGCACCGGTGCCGAGCAGGCGATCGCGGCGCTCGAAGGCGGTGACGTCAAGCGCGACATCGAGACGAACCTGGTCGCGATCACCCAGGCCGACCTCCAGGCGAAGGAGAAGTACTTCTACAAGCAGAAGTGCTGA
- a CDS encoding alpha/beta hydrolase, producing MAEGRDQSTSPHFTQTIAWGPCTDLDAPTLECGTYRAPQDWRSPRAGKDITIAVSRLRPKSGQARGSVLTNPGGPGGPGRLLPRIYEGRAKLVDNFEVIGIDPRGTGASTNVTCANFDFRALADPRDRSRENVELVYDAAALQAAACQRHSGEFGKVVNTEQTVKDLDLLRHLLGREKISWIGYSGGTWMGAYYATYFPDRVDKFVLDSNTEFTTTFQDIFDEFGRGFERRFRVDFLPWVAKHDDVYHLGKTAEQVRLKYEETRARLAEHPVPLPDGQLVNGVVLDFILVQAQYSKQLFPTTASTFAQLSQASTTSAAAAVDVRYPDAPSATLYSVTCNDTKFKGGRAYLAREAERLGRQYPLIGYYQLLAPCAFWDRPALRLKTPTGENVPPVLMVQSVRDPATPVEGARRAHEKFANSRLLTVTDEGDHGIYGFGNSCVDDLVESFIVDGKVPPNDLTCPGTPLPEPTSTFDTTNTAVINGWL from the coding sequence TTGGCCGAAGGACGGGACCAGAGCACGAGCCCGCACTTCACGCAGACCATCGCGTGGGGCCCGTGCACCGACCTGGACGCGCCGACCCTGGAGTGCGGCACGTACCGCGCGCCGCAGGACTGGCGCTCGCCGCGCGCGGGCAAGGACATCACGATCGCCGTCAGCCGCCTCAGGCCCAAGAGCGGCCAGGCCAGGGGCAGCGTCCTGACCAACCCCGGCGGCCCCGGCGGCCCCGGCAGGCTCCTGCCGAGGATCTACGAGGGCCGCGCCAAGCTCGTGGACAACTTCGAGGTCATCGGCATCGACCCGCGCGGCACCGGCGCCAGCACCAACGTCACGTGCGCGAACTTCGACTTCCGCGCACTGGCCGACCCGCGCGACCGCAGCCGGGAGAACGTCGAGCTGGTCTACGACGCGGCGGCGCTCCAGGCGGCGGCCTGCCAGCGCCACAGCGGCGAGTTCGGCAAGGTCGTCAACACCGAGCAGACGGTCAAGGACCTCGACCTCCTGCGCCACCTGCTCGGCCGCGAGAAGATCAGCTGGATCGGCTACTCCGGCGGCACCTGGATGGGCGCGTACTACGCGACCTACTTCCCGGACCGCGTGGACAAGTTCGTGCTCGACTCGAACACCGAGTTCACGACCACGTTCCAGGACATCTTCGACGAGTTCGGCCGGGGCTTCGAACGCCGCTTCCGCGTCGACTTCCTGCCCTGGGTCGCCAAGCACGACGACGTCTACCACCTGGGCAAGACCGCCGAGCAGGTGCGGCTGAAGTACGAGGAGACGCGCGCCAGGCTGGCGGAGCACCCGGTGCCGCTGCCCGACGGCCAACTCGTCAACGGCGTGGTGCTGGACTTCATCCTGGTGCAGGCGCAGTACAGCAAGCAGCTGTTCCCGACCACGGCGAGCACCTTCGCCCAGCTCAGCCAGGCGTCCACGACCAGCGCCGCGGCGGCCGTCGACGTGCGCTACCCGGACGCGCCGTCGGCGACCCTGTACTCCGTCACCTGCAACGACACGAAGTTCAAGGGCGGCCGCGCCTACCTGGCACGGGAGGCGGAACGCCTCGGCAGGCAGTACCCGCTGATCGGGTACTACCAACTGCTGGCCCCGTGCGCGTTCTGGGACCGACCGGCCCTGCGCCTCAAGACGCCGACCGGGGAGAACGTGCCGCCGGTGCTCATGGTGCAGTCGGTGCGCGACCCGGCGACCCCGGTGGAGGGGGCGCGGCGGGCCCATGAGAAGTTCGCCAACTCCCGCCTCCTCACCGTGACCGACGAGGGTGACCACGGCATCTACGGCTTCGGCAACAGCTGCGTGGACGACCTGGTCGAGTCCTTCATCGTCGACGGCAAGGTCCCGCCGAACGACCTGACCTGCCCCGGAACCCCGCTCCCCGAACCGACGTCGACCTTCGACACCACCAACACCGCCGTCATCAACGGCTGGCTGTAA
- a CDS encoding response regulator, giving the protein MTISVLLVDDHEIVRRGLHQLLDVEADIEVVGEAESASAAVAAAAEHRPDVAVIDVRLPDGDGVTVCREIRSTVQPPPACLMLTSYSDDEALFGAIMAGAAGYMLKQVSGNDLVSAIRTLAAGGSLLHSGVTATVLQRLRGGPVEDPRYAALSPQERRILDLIAEGLTNRQIAQRLYLAEKTVKNYVSSLLHKLGFDRRTEAGVYAARRRQSGIIGT; this is encoded by the coding sequence ATGACCATCTCGGTGCTGCTCGTCGACGATCACGAGATCGTGCGACGCGGCCTCCACCAACTGCTCGACGTGGAAGCGGACATCGAGGTCGTCGGCGAGGCGGAGAGCGCTTCGGCGGCGGTGGCGGCGGCGGCCGAGCACCGGCCCGACGTGGCCGTGATCGACGTGCGGCTGCCCGACGGCGACGGCGTCACCGTGTGCCGTGAGATCCGCTCGACGGTCCAACCGCCCCCGGCGTGCCTGATGCTCACGTCGTACTCGGACGACGAGGCGCTGTTCGGGGCGATCATGGCCGGCGCGGCGGGCTACATGCTCAAGCAGGTGTCCGGGAACGACCTCGTCTCGGCGATCCGCACCCTGGCCGCCGGCGGTTCGCTGCTGCACTCCGGCGTCACCGCGACGGTGTTGCAGCGCCTGCGCGGCGGGCCGGTGGAAGATCCCCGGTACGCGGCGCTGAGCCCGCAGGAACGGCGGATCCTCGACCTGATCGCCGAGGGCCTGACCAACCGGCAGATCGCGCAGCGGCTCTACCTGGCGGAGAAGACGGTGAAGAACTACGTCTCCTCACTGCTCCACAAACTGGGTTTCGACCGGCGCACGGAAGCCGGCGTCTACGCGGCCCGCCGTCGCCAAAGCGGCATCATCGGCACTTGA